In a genomic window of [Empedobacter] haloabium:
- the bioA gene encoding adenosylmethionine--8-amino-7-oxononanoate transaminase, translating to MLSNQSSDWVSRSLTSVWHPCTQMQHHETTPLIPVSHGRGAWLYDHDGRRYLDGISSWWVNLFGHANPRINAALRDQLDKLEHAMLAGFTHEPVIELSERLAALTGHRLGHAFYASDGASAVEIALKMSFHSWRNRGRAEKQEFVCLQGSYHGETIGALAVTDVALFKDAYGPLLRAAQTVMSPDARQARADETAQDVARRAAQEVERLFEQKADRIAAIIVEPLVQCAAGMAMHDPLYLQLVRALCDRYGVHLILDEIAVGCGRTGTFFACEQAGIWPDFVTLSKGISGGYLPLSLVLTTDDVYQAFYSADVTRGFLHSHSYTGNPLACRAALATLDIFAQDDVLAANRTKAERITAALAPLREHARVKNFRQQGMIWAFDAIDVDNTFSRRFFANATQQELLLRPIGGTGYLMPPYILSDDDIDLLAARTLAVFDQTIASQP from the coding sequence TTGTTGTCGAATCAAAGCAGCGATTGGGTGTCCCGCAGCCTCACCAGCGTGTGGCACCCGTGTACGCAAATGCAGCACCACGAGACCACGCCGCTGATCCCCGTCAGCCACGGACGCGGCGCGTGGCTGTACGACCATGACGGCCGCCGTTACCTGGACGGCATCAGCTCGTGGTGGGTCAACCTGTTCGGCCACGCCAATCCGCGCATCAACGCGGCCTTGCGCGACCAGCTGGACAAGCTGGAGCACGCGATGCTGGCCGGTTTTACGCACGAGCCGGTCATCGAGCTGTCCGAGCGGCTGGCCGCCCTGACAGGCCACCGCCTGGGTCACGCGTTCTATGCGTCGGACGGGGCATCGGCCGTCGAGATCGCGCTGAAGATGAGTTTTCACTCGTGGCGCAACCGCGGCCGCGCCGAGAAACAGGAATTCGTCTGCCTGCAGGGCAGCTACCACGGCGAAACCATCGGCGCGCTGGCCGTCACGGACGTCGCGCTGTTCAAGGACGCCTACGGCCCGCTGCTGCGCGCGGCGCAGACGGTGATGTCGCCCGATGCGCGCCAGGCCCGCGCGGATGAGACGGCGCAGGACGTGGCGCGCCGCGCCGCGCAAGAAGTCGAGCGCCTGTTCGAACAGAAGGCGGACAGGATCGCCGCCATCATCGTCGAGCCGCTGGTGCAGTGCGCCGCCGGCATGGCGATGCACGATCCGCTCTACCTGCAGCTGGTACGCGCGCTGTGCGACCGCTACGGCGTGCACCTGATCCTGGACGAAATCGCCGTCGGCTGCGGCCGCACCGGCACCTTCTTCGCCTGCGAGCAGGCCGGCATCTGGCCGGACTTCGTCACGCTGTCGAAAGGCATCAGCGGCGGCTACCTGCCGCTCTCGCTCGTGCTGACCACCGACGACGTGTACCAGGCCTTCTACAGCGCCGACGTGACGCGCGGCTTCCTGCACTCGCATTCGTACACCGGCAATCCGCTGGCCTGCCGCGCCGCGCTGGCCACGCTCGACATTTTTGCGCAAGACGACGTGCTGGCCGCCAACCGCACCAAGGCCGAGCGCATCACGGCCGCGCTGGCGCCGCTGCGCGAGCACGCGCGGGTGAAAAACTTCCGGCAGCAGGGCATGATCTGGGCCTTCGACGCGATCGACGTCGACAACACGTTCTCGCGCCGCTTCTTCGCCAACGCGACGCAGCAGGAACTGCTGCTGCGCCCCATCGGCGGCACGGGCTACCTGATGCCGCCCTACATCCTGTCGGACGACGACATCGACCTGCTCGCGGCCCGTACGCTGGCCGTGTTCGACCAGACCATCGCGAGCCAACCATGA
- the bioF gene encoding 8-amino-7-oxononanoate synthase yields the protein MKLLNQLEARLHELHEQSLIRVRKTVETPCGPRVTVDGRPMLAFCSNDYLGLAGHPAVVAALQEGAERYGAGSGASHLISGHTSAHVALEERLAAFVGPYLVEPRALSFCTGYMANLAVITGLANVDKDTAIFSEALNHASLIDGARLARTTVKVYPHADLEALAALLEQSTAANKIVVTDSVFSMDGDLAPLPALLALCERHEAWLVVDDAHGFGTLGENGRGALAHFKLRSPNLVYMGTLGKAAGVGGAFVAAHKTVIETLIQRARPYIFTTAAPPALAHALLTSLDLIAGEEGDRRRGQLHALVAQWRDGLRLRRWQPLASDTAIQPVVIGRNDETMRVAAALYEQGLWVGGIRPPTVPADTARLRVTFSAAHTATEVAQLIAALNQLENT from the coding sequence ATGAAACTGCTGAACCAACTGGAAGCGCGCCTGCACGAGCTGCACGAGCAAAGCCTGATCCGTGTGCGCAAGACGGTCGAGACGCCATGCGGCCCGCGCGTGACGGTGGACGGGCGGCCCATGCTGGCCTTCTGCAGCAACGACTACCTGGGCCTGGCCGGCCATCCGGCCGTCGTCGCCGCCTTGCAGGAGGGCGCTGAGCGGTATGGCGCCGGCAGCGGCGCGTCGCACCTGATCAGCGGCCACACCAGCGCCCACGTCGCCCTGGAGGAGCGCCTGGCGGCATTCGTCGGCCCGTACCTGGTCGAGCCGCGCGCCCTGAGCTTCTGCACCGGCTATATGGCCAACCTGGCCGTCATCACGGGACTGGCGAACGTCGACAAGGACACGGCCATCTTCAGCGAAGCGCTGAACCATGCCTCGCTGATCGACGGCGCCCGCCTGGCCCGCACCACGGTCAAGGTCTATCCGCACGCGGACCTGGAGGCGCTGGCGGCGCTGCTGGAACAGAGCACCGCCGCCAATAAAATCGTCGTCACCGACAGCGTGTTCTCGATGGATGGCGACCTGGCACCGCTGCCGGCGCTGCTAGCGCTGTGCGAGCGGCACGAGGCCTGGCTGGTGGTGGACGACGCGCACGGCTTCGGCACGCTGGGCGAGAACGGCCGTGGCGCGCTGGCGCATTTCAAGCTGCGCTCGCCCAACCTGGTCTATATGGGCACGTTGGGCAAGGCCGCCGGTGTCGGCGGCGCTTTTGTCGCCGCCCACAAGACCGTGATCGAGACGCTGATCCAGCGCGCCCGGCCCTATATCTTCACGACGGCCGCGCCGCCGGCGCTGGCCCATGCGCTGCTGACGAGCCTGGACCTCATCGCGGGCGAGGAGGGCGACCGCCGTCGCGGCCAGCTGCACGCTTTGGTGGCACAATGGCGCGATGGCCTGCGCCTGCGCCGCTGGCAGCCGCTGGCGTCCGACACGGCGATCCAGCCGGTCGTCATCGGCCGCAACGACGAGACGATGCGCGTGGCCGCCGCCCTGTACGAGCAGGGCCTGTGGGTCGGCGGCATCCGTCCGCCCACCGTCCCGGCCGATACGGCACGGCTGCGCGTCACGTTCTCGGCCGCGCACACGGCGACCGAGGTGGCGCAGCTGATCGCCGCCCTGAATCAATTGGAGAACACCTGA
- the bioD gene encoding dethiobiotin synthase → MALEDPVIAPDTGIVADLAPAVATEPATAAAPAGIPPRFACFVTGTDTEIGKTLISSALLHALVQRGVRACGMKPIAAGAVLRDGRLHNDDCDQLEAAGNVHLPQSITTPFLLKEPAAPHIAAALENVAIDPVPILAAYLEVAAASDATVVEGVGGFRVPLTDSYDTADLAQQLDLPVILVVGMRLGCINHALLTVEAIAARGLKLVGWVANALEPEMAFGDENVAALAARIPAPLLGRVPRLREPSAAACAGHLDFSGLPNWPAHRNNPQ, encoded by the coding sequence ATGGCACTGGAAGATCCTGTGATCGCCCCTGACACCGGCATCGTCGCGGACTTGGCGCCGGCGGTCGCCACGGAACCGGCAACGGCGGCGGCGCCGGCCGGCATTCCGCCGCGCTTCGCCTGCTTCGTCACCGGCACCGATACGGAAATCGGCAAGACGCTGATCTCGTCCGCGCTGTTGCACGCGCTGGTGCAGCGCGGCGTGCGCGCTTGCGGCATGAAACCCATCGCGGCGGGCGCCGTGCTGCGCGACGGCCGCCTGCACAACGACGACTGCGACCAGCTGGAAGCGGCTGGCAACGTGCACCTGCCGCAGTCGATCACGACGCCGTTCCTACTGAAGGAACCGGCCGCGCCGCACATCGCCGCCGCGCTGGAAAACGTGGCGATCGACCCGGTGCCGATCCTGGCCGCCTACCTGGAAGTGGCCGCCGCCAGCGATGCGACGGTGGTCGAAGGCGTCGGCGGCTTCCGCGTGCCGCTGACCGACAGCTACGACACCGCCGACCTGGCCCAGCAGCTCGACCTGCCGGTGATCCTGGTCGTCGGCATGCGCCTGGGCTGCATCAACCACGCGCTGCTGACGGTGGAAGCGATCGCCGCGCGCGGCCTGAAGCTGGTCGGCTGGGTCGCCAACGCGCTGGAACCGGAGATGGCGTTCGGCGACGAGAACGTGGCCGCGCTGGCCGCTCGCATCCCCGCGCCGCTGCTGGGCCGCGTGCCGCGGCTGCGCGAACCGTCCGCGGCCGCCTGCGCCGGTCACCTCGATTTTTCGGGCCTGCCGAACTGGCCGGCCCACCGCAACAACCCGCAGTAA
- the bioB gene encoding biotin synthase BioB: MSLHEPKTVALHRPTAAIKLPEAATWPREDVLALFELPFNELMFRAQEAHRANFPAGDVELATLLSIKTGGCEEDCGYCPQAARYDTGVEAKKILDTATVLEAAKQAKDNGATRFCMGAAWRSPKDRDMDKVEEMVREVKALGLETCATLGMLEEQQAERLKAAGLDYYNHNLDTAPEFYNNVISTREYQDRLDTLGHVRNAGLKVCCGGIVGMGETREQRAGLIAQLANLNPYPESVPINHLVQVEGTPLHGMDRLDPLEFVRTIAVARITMPKARVRLSAGRRELGEAVQAMCFLAGANSIFYGDKLLTTDNPEANDDRALLEKLGLPTRAATLDSVQKEACGC, translated from the coding sequence ATGTCCCTGCATGAACCGAAAACCGTCGCCCTGCACCGCCCGACCGCGGCCATCAAGCTGCCCGAAGCGGCCACCTGGCCACGCGAAGACGTGCTGGCGCTGTTCGAGCTGCCATTCAACGAACTGATGTTCCGCGCCCAGGAAGCCCATCGCGCCAACTTCCCGGCCGGCGACGTGGAACTGGCCACGCTGCTGTCGATCAAGACCGGCGGCTGCGAGGAAGACTGCGGCTACTGCCCGCAGGCGGCGCGCTACGACACCGGCGTCGAGGCCAAGAAGATCCTCGACACGGCCACCGTGCTGGAGGCGGCCAAGCAGGCCAAGGACAACGGCGCCACCCGCTTCTGCATGGGCGCCGCCTGGCGCAGCCCGAAGGACCGTGACATGGACAAGGTCGAGGAAATGGTGCGCGAGGTGAAAGCGCTGGGCCTGGAAACCTGCGCCACGCTGGGCATGCTGGAAGAGCAGCAGGCCGAACGCCTGAAGGCCGCGGGCCTGGACTACTACAACCACAACCTGGACACGGCGCCGGAGTTTTACAACAACGTCATCTCCACCCGTGAATACCAGGACCGCCTGGACACGCTGGGCCACGTGCGCAACGCCGGCCTGAAGGTGTGCTGCGGCGGCATCGTGGGCATGGGCGAGACGCGCGAGCAGCGCGCCGGCCTGATCGCCCAGTTGGCCAACCTGAACCCGTACCCGGAGTCGGTGCCGATCAACCACCTGGTGCAGGTGGAAGGCACGCCGCTGCACGGCATGGACCGCCTCGATCCGCTGGAATTCGTGCGCACGATCGCCGTGGCGCGCATCACGATGCCGAAGGCGCGCGTGCGCCTGTCCGCCGGCCGCCGCGAGCTGGGCGAAGCCGTACAGGCGATGTGCTTCCTGGCCGGCGCCAACTCGATCTTCTACGGCGACAAGCTGCTGACCACCGATAACCCGGAAGCCAACGACGACCGCGCCCTGCTGGAGAAACTGGGCCTGCCGACGCGCGCCGCCACGCTCGATTCGGTACAGAAGGAAGCCTGCGGCTGCTGA
- a CDS encoding acetyl/propionyl/methylcrotonyl-CoA carboxylase subunit alpha encodes MFKKILIANRGEIACRVAATARRMGIKTVAVYSEADANAKHVAVCDEAVLLGAAPAKESYLCGDKIIAVALATGAEAIHPGYGFLSENAEFAEACAEAGLVFIGPPASAMRAMGSKSAAKSLMEQAKVPLVPGYHGDEQDPDFLQQQADRIGYPVLLKASAGGGGKGMRVVEHAEGFKEALASCKREAISSFGDDKVLAEKYLQRPRHIEIQVFADTHGDCIYLFERDCSVQRRHQKVLEEAPAPGMTDARRAAMGDAAVAAAKAVGYVGAGTVEFIANQDGSFYFMEMNTRLQVEHPVTEMITGTDLVEWQLRVAAGEPLPKQQDELRIHGHAIEARIYAENPDKGFLPSIGTLRHLETPSAVNFELGGSDTQPAAVRVDSGVREGDAISPYYDPMIAKLIVWGADRKQALARMAQALAQYQIVGLAANIAFLKRLVESEAFANADLDTGLIERNKEALFPPARSVPVAALALAAVALIEEEKDRSAAQSGGNSGDPWGQALGWRMNTRFVRTLSFTDEHGKEYRPCFKYLPHGWELTIKGIDVDVSLMARGAVELSIKLGDTSVQGCVRRDGDAFHVFVGGGHHTLHYNDPLAHAGEVESEGGRLTAPMPGKVVAVLAKEGQDVKKGEPLVIMEAMKMEHTIAAPHDGTVDEVLYAVGDQVTDGAPLLAFRAAA; translated from the coding sequence ATGTTCAAGAAGATCCTGATCGCCAACCGGGGCGAGATCGCCTGCCGCGTGGCCGCCACCGCCCGTCGCATGGGCATCAAGACGGTTGCCGTGTATTCGGAAGCGGATGCCAACGCCAAGCACGTCGCGGTGTGCGACGAGGCCGTGCTGCTGGGCGCGGCGCCGGCCAAGGAAAGCTACCTGTGCGGCGACAAGATCATCGCCGTCGCGCTGGCCACCGGCGCGGAAGCGATCCACCCGGGTTACGGCTTCCTGTCCGAGAACGCCGAGTTCGCGGAAGCGTGCGCCGAGGCGGGGCTGGTGTTCATCGGCCCGCCGGCATCGGCCATGCGCGCGATGGGCTCGAAGTCGGCGGCGAAGTCCTTGATGGAACAGGCCAAGGTGCCGCTGGTGCCGGGCTACCACGGCGACGAGCAGGACCCGGACTTCCTGCAGCAGCAGGCCGACCGCATCGGCTACCCGGTGCTGCTGAAGGCCTCGGCCGGCGGCGGCGGCAAGGGCATGCGCGTGGTCGAACATGCCGAGGGGTTCAAAGAAGCGCTGGCCTCGTGCAAGCGCGAAGCCATCAGCTCCTTCGGCGACGACAAGGTGCTGGCCGAAAAATACCTGCAGCGCCCGCGTCACATCGAGATCCAGGTGTTCGCGGACACGCACGGCGACTGCATCTACCTGTTCGAGCGCGACTGCTCGGTGCAGCGCCGCCACCAGAAGGTGCTGGAGGAAGCGCCGGCGCCGGGCATGACGGACGCGCGCCGCGCCGCGATGGGCGACGCCGCCGTGGCGGCCGCCAAGGCCGTCGGCTACGTCGGTGCCGGCACCGTCGAATTCATTGCAAACCAGGACGGCTCGTTCTACTTCATGGAGATGAACACGCGCCTGCAGGTCGAACACCCGGTCACGGAAATGATCACGGGGACCGACCTGGTGGAATGGCAGCTGCGCGTGGCGGCCGGCGAGCCGCTGCCGAAACAGCAGGACGAGCTGCGCATCCACGGCCACGCCATCGAGGCGCGCATCTACGCGGAAAACCCGGACAAGGGCTTCCTGCCGTCGATCGGCACCTTGCGCCACCTGGAGACCCCAAGCGCCGTCAATTTCGAACTGGGCGGCAGCGACACGCAGCCGGCCGCCGTGCGCGTCGATTCCGGCGTGCGCGAGGGCGACGCCATCTCGCCGTACTACGACCCGATGATCGCCAAGCTGATCGTGTGGGGCGCGGATCGCAAGCAGGCCCTGGCCCGCATGGCGCAGGCGCTGGCGCAGTACCAGATCGTCGGTCTGGCCGCCAACATCGCGTTCCTGAAGCGCCTGGTCGAGTCGGAGGCGTTTGCCAACGCCGACCTGGACACGGGCCTGATCGAACGCAACAAGGAAGCGCTGTTCCCGCCGGCCCGTTCGGTGCCGGTGGCCGCGCTGGCGCTGGCCGCCGTCGCGCTGATCGAGGAAGAAAAGGACCGCTCGGCCGCGCAGTCGGGCGGCAACAGCGGCGATCCGTGGGGCCAGGCGCTGGGCTGGCGCATGAACACGCGCTTCGTGCGCACGCTGTCGTTCACCGACGAACATGGCAAGGAGTACCGGCCCTGCTTCAAGTACCTGCCGCACGGCTGGGAACTGACGATCAAGGGCATCGACGTGGACGTCAGCCTGATGGCGCGCGGCGCCGTGGAGCTGTCGATCAAGCTGGGCGACACCTCGGTGCAGGGCTGCGTGCGGCGCGATGGCGACGCGTTCCACGTGTTCGTCGGTGGCGGCCACCACACACTGCACTACAACGACCCGCTGGCCCATGCGGGCGAGGTGGAGAGCGAGGGCGGCCGCCTGACGGCACCGATGCCGGGCAAGGTCGTGGCGGTGCTGGCCAAAGAGGGCCAGGACGTGAAAAAGGGCGAACCGCTCGTCATCATGGAAGCGATGAAGATGGAGCACACCATCGCCGCGCCGCACGACGGCACGGTGGACGAGGTGCTGTATGCGGTGGGCGACCAGGTGACGGACGGCGCGCCGCTGCTGGCGTTCCGCGCCGCCGCCTGA
- a CDS encoding glyoxylate/hydroxypyruvate reductase A → MRILLYRADGNTGPWADDFARHLPDATCVAWTEGEKPAPCDYAVVWAPPETMLRELAEVKAIFLMGAGADAILRHGDAIPRHIPIVRLGDAGMGVQMAEYVVHAVLRYFRRFDQYDDQAAVGEWRPLPAHDKASFAVGVMGAGVLGQRILECLKPFGFPLHAWSRNPKQIEGVTSFVGSDGLDAFLQRTRVVVCVLPLTEDTSNILNRANLAKLPPGSYVINVARGAHLSEPDLLTFIRSGHIAGATLDVFRNEPLPLQHPFWQEPRITITPHIAALTLRGESVRQMAEKIMQLEQGLPCADIVNRDLGY, encoded by the coding sequence ATGCGTATCCTCCTGTACCGGGCCGACGGCAACACCGGGCCGTGGGCCGACGACTTCGCCCGGCACCTGCCGGACGCCACCTGCGTGGCGTGGACCGAAGGCGAAAAGCCGGCGCCGTGCGACTACGCCGTCGTGTGGGCGCCGCCGGAAACCATGCTGCGCGAACTGGCCGAAGTGAAGGCGATCTTCCTGATGGGCGCCGGCGCCGACGCCATCCTGCGCCATGGCGACGCGATCCCGCGCCACATCCCGATCGTGCGCCTGGGCGACGCCGGCATGGGCGTGCAGATGGCCGAGTACGTGGTGCATGCGGTGCTGCGCTACTTCCGCCGCTTCGACCAGTACGACGACCAGGCCGCCGTGGGCGAATGGCGCCCGCTGCCCGCCCACGACAAGGCCAGCTTTGCCGTCGGCGTCATGGGCGCCGGCGTGCTGGGCCAGCGCATCCTCGAGTGCTTGAAGCCGTTCGGCTTTCCGCTGCATGCGTGGAGCCGCAATCCCAAGCAGATCGAGGGCGTGACCAGCTTCGTTGGTAGCGACGGGCTGGATGCGTTCCTGCAGCGCACCAGGGTCGTCGTCTGCGTGCTGCCGCTGACCGAGGACACCAGCAATATCCTGAACCGCGCCAACCTGGCCAAGCTGCCGCCCGGGTCCTACGTGATCAACGTGGCGCGCGGCGCGCATCTGTCCGAACCGGACCTGTTGACGTTCATCCGCAGCGGCCATATCGCCGGCGCCACGCTGGACGTGTTCCGCAACGAACCGCTGCCGCTCCAGCACCCGTTCTGGCAGGAGCCGCGCATCACGATCACGCCGCACATCGCCGCGCTGACGCTGCGCGGCGAAAGCGTGCGGCAGATGGCGGAAAAAATCATGCAACTGGAGCAGGGGCTGCCCTGCGCCGATATCGTCAACCGGGACTTGGGATATTGA
- a CDS encoding hydroxymethylglutaryl-CoA lyase: MSLPQKVKIVEVGPRDGLQNEKENVPADVKIELVNRLTAAGFANIEAASFVSPKWVPQMATSAEVMAGIARKPGVIYSALTPNMQGFEAALAAGAHEVVIFGAASEAFSQRNINCSIAESITRFEPVAKAAKEHGLRLRASVSTAFGCPYQGEVPLESVAYVVARMRDLGCDEIDIADTIGVATPRKAQAVMQAAIGEFRIDGLSGHFHDTYGQALANIYAALELGITIFHSSVSGLGGCPYAKGATGNVATEDVVYMMNGLGIETGIDLDAVVDAGAFISQFLGRKGASRAGNALLAKRAG, from the coding sequence ATGAGCTTGCCGCAGAAAGTAAAAATCGTCGAGGTGGGGCCGCGCGACGGCCTGCAGAACGAGAAGGAAAACGTCCCGGCCGACGTCAAGATCGAGCTGGTGAACCGGTTGACGGCGGCGGGCTTCGCCAACATCGAGGCGGCGTCGTTCGTGTCGCCCAAGTGGGTGCCGCAGATGGCGACCAGCGCCGAAGTCATGGCCGGCATCGCGCGCAAGCCCGGTGTCATCTATTCCGCACTGACGCCGAACATGCAGGGCTTCGAGGCGGCGCTGGCCGCCGGTGCCCACGAGGTGGTGATCTTCGGTGCCGCCTCCGAAGCGTTCTCGCAACGTAACATCAACTGCTCGATCGCCGAATCGATCACCCGTTTCGAGCCGGTGGCGAAGGCGGCCAAGGAGCACGGCCTGCGCCTGCGCGCCAGCGTCAGCACCGCCTTCGGCTGCCCGTACCAGGGCGAGGTGCCGCTGGAATCGGTGGCCTACGTGGTGGCGCGCATGCGCGACCTGGGCTGCGACGAGATCGACATCGCCGACACCATCGGCGTGGCCACGCCCCGCAAAGCCCAGGCGGTCATGCAGGCGGCGATCGGCGAGTTCCGCATCGATGGCCTGTCCGGCCACTTCCACGACACCTACGGCCAGGCGCTGGCCAATATCTATGCCGCGCTGGAACTGGGCATCACGATCTTCCACTCGTCGGTCTCGGGCCTGGGCGGCTGCCCGTATGCCAAGGGTGCGACGGGCAACGTGGCGACCGAGGACGTGGTCTACATGATGAACGGGCTGGGAATCGAGACGGGTATCGACCTGGATGCCGTGGTGGACGCGGGGGCGTTCATTTCGCAGTTCTTGGGGCGCAAGGGGGCGAGCCGGGCGGGGAATGCGCTGTTGGCGAAGCGGGCTGGCTAG
- a CDS encoding glutathione S-transferase family protein: MLTILGKETSINVRKVLWTCRLLDLPWQLEPWGSGVRDPRVPEFLALNPNAQVPVLRDGDTVLWESNTICRYLATRAGDTPLLPADALARARVEQWMDWQATELNTAWRPAFMALMRGSDKFDSTAVAASVQDWNDKMRILDAQLARTGAYVTGPQVSLADVVIALSAHRWRMTPIEHASLPAVEAYLRRLEGVPGFAQYCGPDTP, encoded by the coding sequence ATGCTGACCATACTGGGCAAGGAAACCTCGATCAACGTGCGCAAGGTGCTGTGGACCTGCCGTCTGCTGGATCTGCCATGGCAGCTGGAGCCATGGGGCAGCGGCGTGCGCGACCCGCGCGTGCCGGAGTTCCTGGCCTTGAATCCGAACGCCCAGGTGCCCGTGCTGCGCGACGGCGACACGGTGCTGTGGGAATCGAACACGATCTGCCGCTATCTCGCCACGCGCGCGGGCGATACCCCGCTGCTGCCGGCCGACGCGCTGGCGCGGGCCCGCGTGGAGCAATGGATGGACTGGCAGGCCACGGAGCTGAACACCGCCTGGCGTCCGGCCTTCATGGCGCTGATGCGCGGCAGCGACAAGTTCGACAGCACGGCCGTCGCAGCCAGTGTGCAGGACTGGAACGACAAGATGCGCATCCTCGACGCCCAGCTGGCGCGCACCGGCGCCTACGTGACCGGGCCGCAGGTGTCGCTGGCGGACGTCGTCATCGCCTTGTCCGCCCACCGCTGGCGCATGACTCCGATCGAACATGCGTCGCTGCCGGCGGTCGAGGCGTACTTGCGCCGACTGGAAGGCGTGCCCGGCTTCGCCCAGTACTGCGGCCCGGACACGCCGTAG
- the rsmI gene encoding 16S rRNA (cytidine(1402)-2'-O)-methyltransferase — translation MTVQDSSVLATLPVLGETALQTYPTATLYVVATPIGNVTDITLRSLHVLTLVDAIACEDTRNTAHLLQRFGIHKPLVAAHMHNEREAAEVLVRRLQAGERIALVSDAGTPGVSDPGAKIVDAVIAAGLRVVPLPGASAAITALSASGLVNDQFHFVGFLPAKGKQRETVLNGLRGVTATLVFYEAPHRIVDCAQALATAFEPTRQVVFARELTKLFEEIHRCPLADAAAWLQADAHREKGEYVVLLEGAPAAADAGDAEAERILNILLAECSVKQAASLAAQITGRKKNALYERALALKGD, via the coding sequence ATGACAGTTCAAGACTCCAGCGTGCTCGCGACGCTTCCCGTGCTCGGCGAAACGGCGCTCCAGACCTATCCTACGGCCACATTGTATGTAGTGGCCACCCCTATCGGCAATGTTACCGACATTACCCTGCGCTCGTTGCACGTGTTGACCCTGGTGGACGCGATCGCCTGCGAGGACACCCGCAACACGGCGCACCTGCTGCAGCGCTTCGGCATCCACAAGCCGCTGGTGGCGGCGCACATGCACAACGAGCGCGAGGCGGCCGAGGTACTGGTGCGGCGGCTGCAGGCGGGCGAGCGCATCGCGCTGGTGTCGGATGCCGGCACGCCGGGCGTCTCCGACCCGGGCGCGAAGATCGTCGACGCGGTGATCGCCGCCGGCCTGCGCGTGGTGCCGCTGCCGGGCGCCTCGGCCGCCATCACCGCGCTGTCGGCCAGCGGACTGGTGAACGACCAGTTCCACTTCGTCGGCTTCCTGCCCGCCAAGGGCAAGCAGCGCGAGACGGTGTTGAACGGCCTGCGCGGCGTGACCGCGACGCTGGTTTTCTATGAAGCACCGCACCGCATCGTCGACTGCGCCCAGGCGCTGGCCACCGCCTTCGAACCGACGCGCCAGGTGGTGTTCGCGCGCGAACTCACCAAGCTGTTCGAGGAAATCCACCGCTGCCCGCTGGCCGATGCCGCCGCCTGGCTGCAGGCCGATGCGCATCGGGAGAAGGGCGAATACGTCGTGCTGCTGGAAGGCGCGCCGGCCGCGGCGGATGCCGGCGACGCCGAAGCGGAGCGCATCCTGAACATCCTGCTGGCCGAGTGCTCCGTCAAGCAGGCCGCCAGCCTGGCGGCGCAAATCACGGGCCGCAAGAAAAACGCCCTGTACGAGCGGGCGCTGGCGCTGAAGGGCGACTGA